One window of the Eucalyptus grandis isolate ANBG69807.140 chromosome 8, ASM1654582v1, whole genome shotgun sequence genome contains the following:
- the LOC104416731 gene encoding disease resistance protein RPV1 yields the protein MSSSSSSSSSEAKWLFDVFLSFRGEDVRRGFLADLHRCLLHRGINAYIDSEDLRRGDEISPALMKAIEESRIAVLVFSKDYASSRWCLDELVKIMECRGLKKQLVLPVFYKVEPGVIRGQGESYGKALASHEKKLGQDPERVKKWREALTEAGNLSGWHYDHGDGTKFIEGIVKEISNIVARAPLSVAKYPVGVGCRVEKVMSLLSMGSDDVWMIGIWGTGGVGKTTIANDVYNRIYSQFDGCSFLANIRETSGRPDGLVHLQKTLLSQILWKENLEVLSVDGGANLIRDRLCCRKILLVLDDVDHGDQLNALARECAWFGKGSRIIITTRDKHVLTSHGIDRVYKVEPLDRGEAFELLSSYAFPRNQTKDISRDLIDNILGYANGLPLAIVVLGAFLHGRSRGEWKSTLETLS from the exons atgtcgtcgtcgtcttcttcttcttcttccgaagCGAAATGGCTGTTCGATGTCTTCCTCAGCTTCAGAGGCGAGGACGTCCGCCGCGGCTTCCTCGCTGACCTCCACAGGTGTCTGCTTCATCGAGGCATCAACGCCTACATCGACAGCGAGGACCTGAGGCGCGGGGACGAGATCTCGCCCGCCCTCATGAAGGCCATCGAGGAGTCGCGGATCGCCGTGCTCGTCTTCTCCAAGGACTACGCTTCGTCTAGGTGGTGCTTGGACGAGCTGGTGAAGATAATGGAGTGTAGGGGGCTCAAGAAACAGCTGGTGCTGCCCGTGTTCTACAAAGTGGAGCCCGGGGTGATTCGAGGGCAGGGAGAGAGTTATGGCAAGGCATTGGCCAGCCACGAGAAGAAATTGGGACAGGATCCTGAGAGGGTGAAGAAATGGAGGGAAGCCCTAACTGAAGCCGGCAATTTGTCCGGTTGGCATTATGACCATGG AGATGGTACCAAGTTCATTGAGGGCATCGTCAAAGAGATCTCGAATATAGTAGCACGAGCACCCTTGAGTGTTGCCAAGTATCCCGTCGGTGTAGGTTGCCGGGTAGAAAAAGTAATGTCGTTGTTGAGTATGGGCTCGGATGATGTTTGGATGATAGGAATATGGGGAACTGGAGGTGTAGGGAAGACCACTATCGCTAATGATGTCTATAACAGAATTTATAGTCAGTTTGATGGGTGCAGCTTTCTTGCAAATATTAGAGAAACTTCCGGTAGACCTGATGGCCTAGTTCATTTGCAGAAAACGCTGCTATCCCAGAtattatggaaagaaaatttagagGTCTTAAGTGTGGATGGAGGCGCTAATTTGATACGAGATAGACTTTGTTGCAGGAAGATTTTACTTgtgcttgatgatgtggatCATGGGGACCAGTTAAATGCATTAGCTAGAGAATGTGCATGGTTTGGAAAAGGGAGTAGGATCATCATTACAACGAGAGATAAACATGTACTTACTTCTCATGGGATTGATCGGGTATATAAAGTTGAACCATTAGATCGAGGTGAAGCATTTGAACTTCTCAGTTCATATGCTTTTCCAAGAAACCAGACGAAAGACATAAGCAGGGATCTCATAGATAATATTTTGGGCTACGCTAATGGCCTTCCCTTGGCGATTGTGGTCTTGGGTGCCTTTTTACATGGTAGAAGTAGAGGGGAATGGAAGAGTACATTGGAAACACTTAGCTGA